One window of the Piliocolobus tephrosceles isolate RC106 chromosome 17, ASM277652v3, whole genome shotgun sequence genome contains the following:
- the LOC111530696 gene encoding serine protease 33, with translation MRGASYLQILLLLVLGAAGTQGRKSAACGQPHVSSRIVGGQDTRDGEWLWQVSIQHRGAHVCVGSLIAPQWVLTAAHCFSRRALPAEYRVRLGALHLGPTLPCTLSVPVQRVLLPPDYLEDGARGNLALLQLRRPVPLSARIQPACLPVPGARPPPGTPCWVTGWGSLHPGVLLPEWQPLQGVRVLLLDSPTCDHLYHVGTEVPLAEPTVLPGSLCAGYPQGHKNACQGDSGGPLTCLQSGSWVLVGVVSWGKGCALPNRPGVYTNVATYSPRIQAHVTF, from the exons ATGAGAGGGGCTTCCTATCTCCAGATCCTGCTCCTTCTGGTGCTGG GAGCTGCTGGGACTCAGGGAAGGAAGTCTGCAG CCTGCGGGCAGCCCCACGTGTCCAGTCGGATCGTAGGGGGCCAGGATACCCGGGATGGAGAGTGGCTGTGGCAGGTGAGCATCCAGCATCGTGGGGCACACGTGTGTGTGGGGTCGCTCATCGCCCCCCAGTGGGTGCTGACAGCAGCGCACTGCTTCTCCAG GAGGGCACTGCCAGCTGAGTACCGTGTGCGCCTGGGGGCGCTGCATCTGGGCCCCACCTTGCCCTGCACGCTCTCGGTGCCCGTGCAACGGGTGCTGCTGCCCCCGGACTACTTGGAGGACGGGGCCCGCGGCAACCTGGCACTGCTGCAGCTGCGTCGCCCGGTGCCCCTGAGCGCTCGCATCCAGCCCGCCTGCCTGCCCGTGCCTGGCGCCCGCCCGCCGCCCGGCACACCATGCTGGGTCACTGGCTGGGGCAGCCTCCACCCAGGAG tACTCCTCCCAGAGTGGCAACCGCTACAGGGAGTAAGGGTGCTGCTGCTGGACTCGCCCACCTGCGACCACCTCTACCACGTGGGCACGGAGGTGCCCCTGGCAGAGCCCACTGTACTGCCTGGGAGCCTGTGTGCCGGCTACCCCCAGGGCCACAAGAACGCCTGCCAG GGTGATTCTGGGGGACCCCTGACCTGCCTGCAGTCTGGGAGCTGGGTCCTGGTGGGCGTGGTGAGCTGGGGCAAGGGTTGTGCCCTGCCCAACCGTCCAGGTGTCTACACCAACGTGGCCACATATAGCCCCCGGATTCAGGCTCACGTAACCTTCTAA
- the LOC111530695 gene encoding serine protease 41 isoform X1: MGAHGALLLALLLARAGLGKPESDEAELLSEACGHREIHSLVTGGVESARGRWPWQASLRLRSRHRCGGSLLSRHWVLTAAHCFRKHYYPSEWTVQLGELTSRPTPWNLRAYSNRYKVQDIIVNPDALGVLHNDIALLRLASSVAYNVYIQPICVESSTFTFVHRPDCWVTGWGLISPSGSEAGDTPGGAMGVWGGHYPLPLFPLHKHSSPSLVRGCNCTPPALNLSSPAFLLSLPPARAGIKLPVLPASRDCGGQQDSVRGRPACPGPEGVRGSSGGPGDRNLRQRFLKIETTHKPENVQVFSVEVHNSVIFSLQSCVT, translated from the exons ATGGGCGCGCACGGGGCGCTGCTGCTGGCCCTGCTGCTGGCGCGGGCTGGACTCGGGAAGCCGG AGTCAGATGAGGCGGAGCTGTTGTCAG AGGCCTGCGGCCACCGGGAAATTCACTCGCTGGTGACGGGCGGAGTGGAGTCCGCGCGTGGGCGCTGGCCATGGCAGGCCAGCCTGCGCCTGAGGAGCCGCCACCGATGTGGAGGGAGCCTGCTTAGCCGCCACTGGGTGCTCACGGCTGCGCACTGCTTCCGAAA GCACTACTATCCTTCCGAGTGGACGGTCCAGTTGGGCGAGCTGACTTCCAGGCCAACTCCTTGGAACCTGCGGGCCTACAGCAATCGTTACAAAGTGCAGGACATCATTGTGAACCCTGACGCCCTTGGGGTTCTACACAATGACATTGCCCTGCTGAGACTGGCCTCCTCTGTCGCCTACAATGTGTACATCCAGCCCATTTGCGTTGAGTCCTCCACCTTCACCTTCGTCCACCGGCCAGACTGCTGGGTGACCGGCTGGGGGTTAATCAGCCCcagtggcagtgaggctggggatACCCCGGGTGGGGCGATGGGGGTCTGGGGTGGGCATTACCCTCTCCCCCTCTTCCCGCTACACAagcacagcagcccctccctggTCAGGGGGTGCAACTGCACCCCTCCTGCTCTCAATCTCTCCTCACCTGCTTTTCTGCTCTCACTGCCACCTGCCAGGGCAGGGATCAAACTCCCAGTTCTTCCCGCTTCCAGGGACTGTGGGGGCCAGCAGGACAGTGTGAGAGGGAGGCCAGCTTGCCCCGGGCCTGAAGGAGTGAGGGGGAGTTCGGGAGGACCTGGTGACAGAAACCTCAGGCaacgatttttaaaaattgagacaaCTCACAAACCAGAAAATGTTCAAGTGTTCAGTGTTGAAGTacacaattcagtgatttttagccTACAGTCCTGTGTCACTTAA
- the LOC111530695 gene encoding serine protease 41 isoform X4 yields MGAHGALLLALLLARAGLGKPESDEAELLSEACGHREIHSLVTGGVESARGRWPWQASLRLRSRHRCGGSLLSRHWVLTAAHCFRKHYYPSEWTVQLGELTSRPTPWNLRAYSNRYKVQDIIVNPDALGVLHNDIALLRLASSVAYNVYIQPICVESSTFTFVHRPDCWVTGWGLISPSGTPLPPPYNLREVQVTILNNTRCNYLFQQPSSRRMIQDSMFCAGAEDGSVDTCKGDSGGPLVCDKDGLWYQVGIVSWGMDCGQPNRPGVYTNISVYFQWIRRVMSHSTPRPNPSQLLLLLALLWAP; encoded by the exons ATGGGCGCGCACGGGGCGCTGCTGCTGGCCCTGCTGCTGGCGCGGGCTGGACTCGGGAAGCCGG AGTCAGATGAGGCGGAGCTGTTGTCAG AGGCCTGCGGCCACCGGGAAATTCACTCGCTGGTGACGGGCGGAGTGGAGTCCGCGCGTGGGCGCTGGCCATGGCAGGCCAGCCTGCGCCTGAGGAGCCGCCACCGATGTGGAGGGAGCCTGCTTAGCCGCCACTGGGTGCTCACGGCTGCGCACTGCTTCCGAAA GCACTACTATCCTTCCGAGTGGACGGTCCAGTTGGGCGAGCTGACTTCCAGGCCAACTCCTTGGAACCTGCGGGCCTACAGCAATCGTTACAAAGTGCAGGACATCATTGTGAACCCTGACGCCCTTGGGGTTCTACACAATGACATTGCCCTGCTGAGACTGGCCTCCTCTGTCGCCTACAATGTGTACATCCAGCCCATTTGCGTTGAGTCCTCCACCTTCACCTTCGTCCACCGGCCAGACTGCTGGGTGACCGGCTGGGGGTTAATCAGCCCcagtggca CACCTCTGCCACCTCCTTACAACCTCCGGGAAGTGCAGGTCACCATCTTAAACAACACCAGGTGTAATTACCTGTTTCAACAGCCCTCTAGCCGTAGGATGATCCAGGATTCCATGTTTTGTGCTGGTGCTGAGGATGGCAGTGTAGACACCTGCAAA GGTGACTCAGGTGGACCCTTGGTCTGTGACAAGGATGGACTGTGGTATCAGGTTGGAATCGTGAGCTGGGGAATGGACTGCGGTCAACCCAATCGGCCTGGTGTCTACACCAACATCAGTGTGTACTTCCAGTGGATCCGGAGGGTGATGTCCCACAGTACACCCAGGCCAAACCCCTCCCAGCTGTTGCTGCTCCTTGCTCTGCTCTGGGCTCCCTGA
- the LOC111530695 gene encoding serine protease 41 isoform X7: MGAHGALLLALLLARAGLGKPGELGPLLAGRGTAGRTRGGGRGGLTSCLLQKACGHREIHSLVTGGVESARGRWPWQASLRLRSRHRCGGSLLSRHWVLTAAHCFRKHYYPSEWTVQLGELTSRPTPWNLRAYSNRYKVQDIIVNPDALGVLHNDIALLRLASSVAYNVYIQPICVESSTFTFVHRPDCWVTGWGLISPSGTPLPPPYNLREVQVTILNNTRCNYLFQQPSSRRMIQDSMFCAGAEDGSVDTCKGDSGGPLVCDKDGLWYQVGIVSWGMDCGQPNRPGVYTNISVYFQWIRRVMSHSTPRPNPSQLLLLLALLWAP, from the exons ATGGGCGCGCACGGGGCGCTGCTGCTGGCCCTGCTGCTGGCGCGGGCTGGACTCGGGAAGCCGGGTGAGCTCGGGCCGCTGCTGGCGGGACGGGGGACAGCAGGGAGGACGCGAGGTGGAGGCCGCGGGGGGCTCACTTCTTGTCTCCTGCAGA AGGCCTGCGGCCACCGGGAAATTCACTCGCTGGTGACGGGCGGAGTGGAGTCCGCGCGTGGGCGCTGGCCATGGCAGGCCAGCCTGCGCCTGAGGAGCCGCCACCGATGTGGAGGGAGCCTGCTTAGCCGCCACTGGGTGCTCACGGCTGCGCACTGCTTCCGAAA GCACTACTATCCTTCCGAGTGGACGGTCCAGTTGGGCGAGCTGACTTCCAGGCCAACTCCTTGGAACCTGCGGGCCTACAGCAATCGTTACAAAGTGCAGGACATCATTGTGAACCCTGACGCCCTTGGGGTTCTACACAATGACATTGCCCTGCTGAGACTGGCCTCCTCTGTCGCCTACAATGTGTACATCCAGCCCATTTGCGTTGAGTCCTCCACCTTCACCTTCGTCCACCGGCCAGACTGCTGGGTGACCGGCTGGGGGTTAATCAGCCCcagtggca CACCTCTGCCACCTCCTTACAACCTCCGGGAAGTGCAGGTCACCATCTTAAACAACACCAGGTGTAATTACCTGTTTCAACAGCCCTCTAGCCGTAGGATGATCCAGGATTCCATGTTTTGTGCTGGTGCTGAGGATGGCAGTGTAGACACCTGCAAA GGTGACTCAGGTGGACCCTTGGTCTGTGACAAGGATGGACTGTGGTATCAGGTTGGAATCGTGAGCTGGGGAATGGACTGCGGTCAACCCAATCGGCCTGGTGTCTACACCAACATCAGTGTGTACTTCCAGTGGATCCGGAGGGTGATGTCCCACAGTACACCCAGGCCAAACCCCTCCCAGCTGTTGCTGCTCCTTGCTCTGCTCTGGGCTCCCTGA